In Euphorbia lathyris chromosome 10, ddEupLath1.1, whole genome shotgun sequence, a single genomic region encodes these proteins:
- the LOC136208982 gene encoding prolycopene isomerase, chloroplastic isoform X1, producing the protein MSLGFSSTLQLCSFRPRIHNHAKAPSFLNSHNLNSMNSGFCNTTSKCLCFNLLRIASLDGNKIPGKVKSTSRKVNKGFLLRSKSVLSVDKEVAVEGNGGLSRESSNFDAIVIGSGIGGLVAATQLAVKGARVLVLEKYVIPGGSSGYYQRDGYTFDVGSSVMFGFSDKGNLNLITQALAAVGCKMEVIPDPTTVHFHLPNNLSVRIYREYNDFISELTSKFPHEKEGILKFYGECWKIFNALNSLELKSLEEPLYLFGQFFQKPLECLTLAYYLPQNAGDIARKYIKDPELLSFIDAECFIVSTVNALQTPMINASMVLCDRHFGGINYPVGGVGGIAKSLANGLLDQGSEILYRANVTNIILENGKAVGVRLSDGRKLFAKTVISNATRWDTFGKLLKGEKLPDEEENFQKVYVKAPSFLSIHMGVKAEVLPLDTDCHHFVLEDDWARLEEPYGSIFLSIPTILDSSLAPIGRHILHIFTTSSIEDWEGLSPKDYEAKKAMLADEIISRLEKKLFPGLRSSITFMEVGSPKTHRRYLARDKGTYGPMPRSTPKGLLGMPFNTTAIDGLYCVGDSCFPGQGVIAVAFSGVMCAHRVAADIGLEKKSPVMDAALLRLLGWLRTLA; encoded by the exons ATGAGTTTAGGATTCAGCTCTACTTTGCAGTTGTGTAGTTTCAGACCCAGAATCCACAATCATGCCAAAGCACCTTCCTTTTTGAATTCTCACAATCTTAATAGTATGAATTCAGGGTTTTGCAATACAACATCCAAGTGTCTGTGCTTTAATCTGCTCAGAATTGCATCGTTGGATGGAAATAAGATTCCGGGTAAGGTAAAGTCAACGTCTCGTAAGGTGAATAAGGGTTTTCTTTTGAGATCAAAGTCAGTGCTGAGCGTGGATAAAGAGGTCGCTGTAGAGGGAAATGGAGGTTTAAGCAGAGAAAGCAGCAATTTTGATGCTATTGTTATTGGCTCTGGAATTGGTGGATTGGTCGCTGCTACACAACTAGCAGTGAAGGGAGCTAGGGTTTTGGTTTTGGAGAAGTATGTGATTCCTGGCGGCAGCTCTGGATATTACCAGAGAGATGGTTACACTTTTGATGTTGGGTCTTCTGTCATGTTTGGTTTCAGTGATAag GGAAATCTAAATCTGATAACCCAAGCATTGGCTGCAGTTGGTTGTAAGATGGAGGTGATTCCTGATCCCACCACCGTTCATTTTCATCTGCCCAATAATCTTTCAGTTCGAATTTACAGAGAGTACAATGACTTCATCTCGGAGCTTACTTCTAAATTTCCCCATGAGAAAGAAGGGATCCTTAAATTCTATGGTGAATGTTGGAAG ATATTCAATGCCTTGAACTCATTGGAATTGAAGTCACTCGAGGAGCCACTTTATCTTTTTGGGCAGTTCTTTCAGAAGCCTCTTGAATGCTTGACACTGG CTTATTACCTACCTCAAAATGCTGGGGACATAGCTCGGAAGTACATAAAGGATCCCGAGTTACTATCTTTCATTGATGCAGAG TGTTTTATAGTTAGTACCGTCAATGCCTTGCAGACACCAATGATTAACGCAAGCATG GTTCTCTGTGACAGGCATTTTGGAGGTATTAACTATCCTGTTGGCGGTGTTGGTGGAATTGCAAAGTCCTTGGCGAATGGTTTACTTGATCAGGGGAGTGAAATACTATACCGGGCAAATGTGACTAACATCATACTGGAGAATGGAAAGGCT GTTGGTGTGAGGCTGTCGGATGGCAGAAAACTCTTTGCCAAAACTGTAATATCAAATGCTACTAGATGGGATACCTTTG GGAAGTTGTTGAAAGGAGAAAAACTTCCAGATGAAGAAGAAAATTTCCAAAAAGTTTACGTTAAggctccttcttttctttccattCACATGGGTGTTAAAGCTGAAGTTCTGCCGCTGGATACAGATTGTCATCATTTTGTGCTTGAG GATGACTGGGCAAGACTTGAGGAGCCTTATGGCAGTATATTTTTAAGCATTCCGACTATTCTTGATTCATCACTAGCTCCTATAGGGCGCCATATTCTTCACATATTCACAACTTCCTCTATAGAAGACTGGGAG GGACTCTCTCCTAAGGACTATGAGGCAAAGAAGGCAATGCTGGCAGATGAGATAATAAGCAGACTGGAAAAAAAACTGTTTCCGGGGCTTAGATCATCAATTACTTTTATGGAG GTTGGGTCACCCAAGACGCACAGGCGGTACTTAGCTCGTGATAAAGGTACTTATGGACCAATGCCACGCAGCACTCCGAAAGGATTACTAGGAATGCCATTCAATACAACA GCTATAGATGGTCTTTATTGTGTTGGGGATAGCTGTTTTCCAGGACAAGGAGTGATAGCTGTTGCCTTTTCGGGAGTGATGTGTGCTCATCGAGTAGCTGCTGACATTG GACTGGAGAAGAAGTCCCCTGTAATGGATGCTGCTCTTCTAAGACTTCTTGGCTGGCTGAGGACATTAGCATGA
- the LOC136208982 gene encoding prolycopene isomerase, chloroplastic isoform X4, whose amino-acid sequence MSLGFSSTLQLCSFRPRIHNHAKAPSFLNSHNLNSMNSGFCNTTSKCLCFNLLRIASLDGNKIPGKVKSTSRKVNKGFLLRSKSVLSVDKEVAVEGNGGLSRESSNFDAIVIGSGIGGLVAATQLAVKGARVLVLEKYVIPGGSSGYYQRDGYTFDVGSSVMFGFSDKGNLNLITQALAAVGCKMEVIPDPTTVHFHLPNNLSVRIYREYNDFISELTSKFPHEKEGILKFYGECWKIFNALNSLELKSLEEPLYLFGQFFQKPLECLTLAYYLPQNAGDIARKYIKDPELLSFIDAECFIVSTVNALQTPMINASMVLCDRHFGGINYPVGGVGGIAKSLANGLLDQGSEILYRANVTNIILENGKAVGVRLSDGRKLFAKTVISNATRWDTFGKLLKGEKLPDEEENFQKVYVKAPSFLSIHMGVKAEVLPLDTDCHHFVLEGLSPKDYEAKKAMLADEIISRLEKKLFPGLRSSITFMEVGSPKTHRRYLARDKGTYGPMPRSTPKGLLGMPFNTTAIDGLYCVGDSCFPGQGVIAVAFSGVMCAHRVAADIGLEKKSPVMDAALLRLLGWLRTLA is encoded by the exons ATGAGTTTAGGATTCAGCTCTACTTTGCAGTTGTGTAGTTTCAGACCCAGAATCCACAATCATGCCAAAGCACCTTCCTTTTTGAATTCTCACAATCTTAATAGTATGAATTCAGGGTTTTGCAATACAACATCCAAGTGTCTGTGCTTTAATCTGCTCAGAATTGCATCGTTGGATGGAAATAAGATTCCGGGTAAGGTAAAGTCAACGTCTCGTAAGGTGAATAAGGGTTTTCTTTTGAGATCAAAGTCAGTGCTGAGCGTGGATAAAGAGGTCGCTGTAGAGGGAAATGGAGGTTTAAGCAGAGAAAGCAGCAATTTTGATGCTATTGTTATTGGCTCTGGAATTGGTGGATTGGTCGCTGCTACACAACTAGCAGTGAAGGGAGCTAGGGTTTTGGTTTTGGAGAAGTATGTGATTCCTGGCGGCAGCTCTGGATATTACCAGAGAGATGGTTACACTTTTGATGTTGGGTCTTCTGTCATGTTTGGTTTCAGTGATAag GGAAATCTAAATCTGATAACCCAAGCATTGGCTGCAGTTGGTTGTAAGATGGAGGTGATTCCTGATCCCACCACCGTTCATTTTCATCTGCCCAATAATCTTTCAGTTCGAATTTACAGAGAGTACAATGACTTCATCTCGGAGCTTACTTCTAAATTTCCCCATGAGAAAGAAGGGATCCTTAAATTCTATGGTGAATGTTGGAAG ATATTCAATGCCTTGAACTCATTGGAATTGAAGTCACTCGAGGAGCCACTTTATCTTTTTGGGCAGTTCTTTCAGAAGCCTCTTGAATGCTTGACACTGG CTTATTACCTACCTCAAAATGCTGGGGACATAGCTCGGAAGTACATAAAGGATCCCGAGTTACTATCTTTCATTGATGCAGAG TGTTTTATAGTTAGTACCGTCAATGCCTTGCAGACACCAATGATTAACGCAAGCATG GTTCTCTGTGACAGGCATTTTGGAGGTATTAACTATCCTGTTGGCGGTGTTGGTGGAATTGCAAAGTCCTTGGCGAATGGTTTACTTGATCAGGGGAGTGAAATACTATACCGGGCAAATGTGACTAACATCATACTGGAGAATGGAAAGGCT GTTGGTGTGAGGCTGTCGGATGGCAGAAAACTCTTTGCCAAAACTGTAATATCAAATGCTACTAGATGGGATACCTTTG GGAAGTTGTTGAAAGGAGAAAAACTTCCAGATGAAGAAGAAAATTTCCAAAAAGTTTACGTTAAggctccttcttttctttccattCACATGGGTGTTAAAGCTGAAGTTCTGCCGCTGGATACAGATTGTCATCATTTTGTGCTTGAG GGACTCTCTCCTAAGGACTATGAGGCAAAGAAGGCAATGCTGGCAGATGAGATAATAAGCAGACTGGAAAAAAAACTGTTTCCGGGGCTTAGATCATCAATTACTTTTATGGAG GTTGGGTCACCCAAGACGCACAGGCGGTACTTAGCTCGTGATAAAGGTACTTATGGACCAATGCCACGCAGCACTCCGAAAGGATTACTAGGAATGCCATTCAATACAACA GCTATAGATGGTCTTTATTGTGTTGGGGATAGCTGTTTTCCAGGACAAGGAGTGATAGCTGTTGCCTTTTCGGGAGTGATGTGTGCTCATCGAGTAGCTGCTGACATTG GACTGGAGAAGAAGTCCCCTGTAATGGATGCTGCTCTTCTAAGACTTCTTGGCTGGCTGAGGACATTAGCATGA
- the LOC136208982 gene encoding prolycopene isomerase, chloroplastic isoform X2 translates to MSLGFSSTLQLCSFRPRIHNHAKAPSFLNSHNLNSMNSGFCNTTSKCLCFNLLRIASLDGNKIPGKVKSTSRKVNKGFLLRSKSVLSVDKEVAVEGNGGLSRESSNFDAIVIGSGIGGLVAATQLAVKGARVLVLEKYVIPGGSSGYYQRDGYTFDVGSSVMFGFSDKGNLNLITQALAAVGCKMEVIPDPTTVHFHLPNNLSVRIYREYNDFISELTSKFPHEKEGILKFYGECWKIFNALNSLELKSLEEPLYLFGQFFQKPLECLTLAYYLPQNAGDIARKYIKDPELLSFIDAECFIVSTVNALQTPMINASMVLCDRHFGGINYPVGGVGGIAKSLANGLLDQGSEILYRANVTNIILENGKAVGVRLSDGRKLFAKTVISNATRWDTFGKLLKGEKLPDEEENFQKVYVKAPSFLSIHMGVKAEVLPLDTDCHHFVLEDDWARLEEPYGSIFLSIPTILDSSLAPIGRHILHIFTTSSIEDWEGLSPKDYEAKKAMLADEIISRLEKKLFPGLRSSITFMEVGSPKTHRRYLARDKGTYGPMPRSTPKGLLGMPFNTTAIDGLYCVGDSCFPGQGVIAVAFSGVMCAHRVAADIGSSL, encoded by the exons ATGAGTTTAGGATTCAGCTCTACTTTGCAGTTGTGTAGTTTCAGACCCAGAATCCACAATCATGCCAAAGCACCTTCCTTTTTGAATTCTCACAATCTTAATAGTATGAATTCAGGGTTTTGCAATACAACATCCAAGTGTCTGTGCTTTAATCTGCTCAGAATTGCATCGTTGGATGGAAATAAGATTCCGGGTAAGGTAAAGTCAACGTCTCGTAAGGTGAATAAGGGTTTTCTTTTGAGATCAAAGTCAGTGCTGAGCGTGGATAAAGAGGTCGCTGTAGAGGGAAATGGAGGTTTAAGCAGAGAAAGCAGCAATTTTGATGCTATTGTTATTGGCTCTGGAATTGGTGGATTGGTCGCTGCTACACAACTAGCAGTGAAGGGAGCTAGGGTTTTGGTTTTGGAGAAGTATGTGATTCCTGGCGGCAGCTCTGGATATTACCAGAGAGATGGTTACACTTTTGATGTTGGGTCTTCTGTCATGTTTGGTTTCAGTGATAag GGAAATCTAAATCTGATAACCCAAGCATTGGCTGCAGTTGGTTGTAAGATGGAGGTGATTCCTGATCCCACCACCGTTCATTTTCATCTGCCCAATAATCTTTCAGTTCGAATTTACAGAGAGTACAATGACTTCATCTCGGAGCTTACTTCTAAATTTCCCCATGAGAAAGAAGGGATCCTTAAATTCTATGGTGAATGTTGGAAG ATATTCAATGCCTTGAACTCATTGGAATTGAAGTCACTCGAGGAGCCACTTTATCTTTTTGGGCAGTTCTTTCAGAAGCCTCTTGAATGCTTGACACTGG CTTATTACCTACCTCAAAATGCTGGGGACATAGCTCGGAAGTACATAAAGGATCCCGAGTTACTATCTTTCATTGATGCAGAG TGTTTTATAGTTAGTACCGTCAATGCCTTGCAGACACCAATGATTAACGCAAGCATG GTTCTCTGTGACAGGCATTTTGGAGGTATTAACTATCCTGTTGGCGGTGTTGGTGGAATTGCAAAGTCCTTGGCGAATGGTTTACTTGATCAGGGGAGTGAAATACTATACCGGGCAAATGTGACTAACATCATACTGGAGAATGGAAAGGCT GTTGGTGTGAGGCTGTCGGATGGCAGAAAACTCTTTGCCAAAACTGTAATATCAAATGCTACTAGATGGGATACCTTTG GGAAGTTGTTGAAAGGAGAAAAACTTCCAGATGAAGAAGAAAATTTCCAAAAAGTTTACGTTAAggctccttcttttctttccattCACATGGGTGTTAAAGCTGAAGTTCTGCCGCTGGATACAGATTGTCATCATTTTGTGCTTGAG GATGACTGGGCAAGACTTGAGGAGCCTTATGGCAGTATATTTTTAAGCATTCCGACTATTCTTGATTCATCACTAGCTCCTATAGGGCGCCATATTCTTCACATATTCACAACTTCCTCTATAGAAGACTGGGAG GGACTCTCTCCTAAGGACTATGAGGCAAAGAAGGCAATGCTGGCAGATGAGATAATAAGCAGACTGGAAAAAAAACTGTTTCCGGGGCTTAGATCATCAATTACTTTTATGGAG GTTGGGTCACCCAAGACGCACAGGCGGTACTTAGCTCGTGATAAAGGTACTTATGGACCAATGCCACGCAGCACTCCGAAAGGATTACTAGGAATGCCATTCAATACAACA GCTATAGATGGTCTTTATTGTGTTGGGGATAGCTGTTTTCCAGGACAAGGAGTGATAGCTGTTGCCTTTTCGGGAGTGATGTGTGCTCATCGAGTAGCTGCTGACATTG GTTCATCCCTTTAG
- the LOC136208982 gene encoding prolycopene isomerase, chloroplastic isoform X3: MSLGFSSTLQLCSFRPRIHNHAKAPSFLNSHNLNSMNSGFCNTTSKCLCFNLLRIASLDGNKIPGKVKSTSRKVNKGFLLRSKSVLSVDKEVAVEGNGGLSRESSNFDAIVIGSGIGGLVAATQLAVKGARVLVLEKYVIPGGSSGYYQRDGYTFDVGSSVMFGFSDKGNLNLITQALAAVGCKMEVIPDPTTVHFHLPNNLSVRIYREYNDFISELTSKFPHEKEGILKFYGECWKIFNALNSLELKSLEEPLYLFGQFFQKPLECLTLAYYLPQNAGDIARKYIKDPELLSFIDAECFIVSTVNALQTPMINASMVLCDRHFGGINYPVGGVGGIAKSLANGLLDQGSEILYRANVTNIILENGKAVGVRLSDGRKLFAKTVISNATRWDTFGKLLKGEKLPDEEENFQKVYVKAPSFLSIHMGVKAEVLPLDTDCHHFVLEDDWARLEEPYGSIFLSIPTILDSSLAPIGRHILHIFTTSSIEDWEGLSPKDYEAKKAMLADEIISRLEKKLFPGLRSSITFMEVGSPKTHRRYLARDKGTYGPMPRSTPKGLLGMPFNTTLFSRTRSDSCCLFGSDVCSSSSC; encoded by the exons ATGAGTTTAGGATTCAGCTCTACTTTGCAGTTGTGTAGTTTCAGACCCAGAATCCACAATCATGCCAAAGCACCTTCCTTTTTGAATTCTCACAATCTTAATAGTATGAATTCAGGGTTTTGCAATACAACATCCAAGTGTCTGTGCTTTAATCTGCTCAGAATTGCATCGTTGGATGGAAATAAGATTCCGGGTAAGGTAAAGTCAACGTCTCGTAAGGTGAATAAGGGTTTTCTTTTGAGATCAAAGTCAGTGCTGAGCGTGGATAAAGAGGTCGCTGTAGAGGGAAATGGAGGTTTAAGCAGAGAAAGCAGCAATTTTGATGCTATTGTTATTGGCTCTGGAATTGGTGGATTGGTCGCTGCTACACAACTAGCAGTGAAGGGAGCTAGGGTTTTGGTTTTGGAGAAGTATGTGATTCCTGGCGGCAGCTCTGGATATTACCAGAGAGATGGTTACACTTTTGATGTTGGGTCTTCTGTCATGTTTGGTTTCAGTGATAag GGAAATCTAAATCTGATAACCCAAGCATTGGCTGCAGTTGGTTGTAAGATGGAGGTGATTCCTGATCCCACCACCGTTCATTTTCATCTGCCCAATAATCTTTCAGTTCGAATTTACAGAGAGTACAATGACTTCATCTCGGAGCTTACTTCTAAATTTCCCCATGAGAAAGAAGGGATCCTTAAATTCTATGGTGAATGTTGGAAG ATATTCAATGCCTTGAACTCATTGGAATTGAAGTCACTCGAGGAGCCACTTTATCTTTTTGGGCAGTTCTTTCAGAAGCCTCTTGAATGCTTGACACTGG CTTATTACCTACCTCAAAATGCTGGGGACATAGCTCGGAAGTACATAAAGGATCCCGAGTTACTATCTTTCATTGATGCAGAG TGTTTTATAGTTAGTACCGTCAATGCCTTGCAGACACCAATGATTAACGCAAGCATG GTTCTCTGTGACAGGCATTTTGGAGGTATTAACTATCCTGTTGGCGGTGTTGGTGGAATTGCAAAGTCCTTGGCGAATGGTTTACTTGATCAGGGGAGTGAAATACTATACCGGGCAAATGTGACTAACATCATACTGGAGAATGGAAAGGCT GTTGGTGTGAGGCTGTCGGATGGCAGAAAACTCTTTGCCAAAACTGTAATATCAAATGCTACTAGATGGGATACCTTTG GGAAGTTGTTGAAAGGAGAAAAACTTCCAGATGAAGAAGAAAATTTCCAAAAAGTTTACGTTAAggctccttcttttctttccattCACATGGGTGTTAAAGCTGAAGTTCTGCCGCTGGATACAGATTGTCATCATTTTGTGCTTGAG GATGACTGGGCAAGACTTGAGGAGCCTTATGGCAGTATATTTTTAAGCATTCCGACTATTCTTGATTCATCACTAGCTCCTATAGGGCGCCATATTCTTCACATATTCACAACTTCCTCTATAGAAGACTGGGAG GGACTCTCTCCTAAGGACTATGAGGCAAAGAAGGCAATGCTGGCAGATGAGATAATAAGCAGACTGGAAAAAAAACTGTTTCCGGGGCTTAGATCATCAATTACTTTTATGGAG GTTGGGTCACCCAAGACGCACAGGCGGTACTTAGCTCGTGATAAAGGTACTTATGGACCAATGCCACGCAGCACTCCGAAAGGATTACTAGGAATGCCATTCAATACAACA CTGTTTTCCAGGACAAGGAGTGATAGCTGTTGCCTTTTCGGGAGTGATGTGTGCTCATCGAGTAGCTGCTGA
- the LOC136208982 gene encoding prolycopene isomerase, chloroplastic isoform X5 produces MVTLLMLGLLSCLVSVIRSGNLNLITQALAAVGCKMEVIPDPTTVHFHLPNNLSVRIYREYNDFISELTSKFPHEKEGILKFYGECWKIFNALNSLELKSLEEPLYLFGQFFQKPLECLTLAYYLPQNAGDIARKYIKDPELLSFIDAECFIVSTVNALQTPMINASMVLCDRHFGGINYPVGGVGGIAKSLANGLLDQGSEILYRANVTNIILENGKAVGVRLSDGRKLFAKTVISNATRWDTFGKLLKGEKLPDEEENFQKVYVKAPSFLSIHMGVKAEVLPLDTDCHHFVLEDDWARLEEPYGSIFLSIPTILDSSLAPIGRHILHIFTTSSIEDWEGLSPKDYEAKKAMLADEIISRLEKKLFPGLRSSITFMEVGSPKTHRRYLARDKGTYGPMPRSTPKGLLGMPFNTTAIDGLYCVGDSCFPGQGVIAVAFSGVMCAHRVAADIGLEKKSPVMDAALLRLLGWLRTLA; encoded by the exons ATGGTTACACTTTTGATGTTGGGTCTTCTGTCATGTTTGGTTTCAGTGATAaggtca GGAAATCTAAATCTGATAACCCAAGCATTGGCTGCAGTTGGTTGTAAGATGGAGGTGATTCCTGATCCCACCACCGTTCATTTTCATCTGCCCAATAATCTTTCAGTTCGAATTTACAGAGAGTACAATGACTTCATCTCGGAGCTTACTTCTAAATTTCCCCATGAGAAAGAAGGGATCCTTAAATTCTATGGTGAATGTTGGAAG ATATTCAATGCCTTGAACTCATTGGAATTGAAGTCACTCGAGGAGCCACTTTATCTTTTTGGGCAGTTCTTTCAGAAGCCTCTTGAATGCTTGACACTGG CTTATTACCTACCTCAAAATGCTGGGGACATAGCTCGGAAGTACATAAAGGATCCCGAGTTACTATCTTTCATTGATGCAGAG TGTTTTATAGTTAGTACCGTCAATGCCTTGCAGACACCAATGATTAACGCAAGCATG GTTCTCTGTGACAGGCATTTTGGAGGTATTAACTATCCTGTTGGCGGTGTTGGTGGAATTGCAAAGTCCTTGGCGAATGGTTTACTTGATCAGGGGAGTGAAATACTATACCGGGCAAATGTGACTAACATCATACTGGAGAATGGAAAGGCT GTTGGTGTGAGGCTGTCGGATGGCAGAAAACTCTTTGCCAAAACTGTAATATCAAATGCTACTAGATGGGATACCTTTG GGAAGTTGTTGAAAGGAGAAAAACTTCCAGATGAAGAAGAAAATTTCCAAAAAGTTTACGTTAAggctccttcttttctttccattCACATGGGTGTTAAAGCTGAAGTTCTGCCGCTGGATACAGATTGTCATCATTTTGTGCTTGAG GATGACTGGGCAAGACTTGAGGAGCCTTATGGCAGTATATTTTTAAGCATTCCGACTATTCTTGATTCATCACTAGCTCCTATAGGGCGCCATATTCTTCACATATTCACAACTTCCTCTATAGAAGACTGGGAG GGACTCTCTCCTAAGGACTATGAGGCAAAGAAGGCAATGCTGGCAGATGAGATAATAAGCAGACTGGAAAAAAAACTGTTTCCGGGGCTTAGATCATCAATTACTTTTATGGAG GTTGGGTCACCCAAGACGCACAGGCGGTACTTAGCTCGTGATAAAGGTACTTATGGACCAATGCCACGCAGCACTCCGAAAGGATTACTAGGAATGCCATTCAATACAACA GCTATAGATGGTCTTTATTGTGTTGGGGATAGCTGTTTTCCAGGACAAGGAGTGATAGCTGTTGCCTTTTCGGGAGTGATGTGTGCTCATCGAGTAGCTGCTGACATTG GACTGGAGAAGAAGTCCCCTGTAATGGATGCTGCTCTTCTAAGACTTCTTGGCTGGCTGAGGACATTAGCATGA